One Bdellovibrio bacteriovorus str. Tiberius DNA segment encodes these proteins:
- a CDS encoding nuclear transport factor 2 family protein codes for MAKKTTVEENKKIVTDFYNMVFRDHKVQEAADKYFGSKYIQHNPMVPDGVKPFTGYFIPHFKANPEARSEIKRVVAEGDLVVLHVLSKQNKDDRGRAIVDIFRVEGGKIVEHWDVIQEIPEKAANTNTMF; via the coding sequence ATGGCAAAGAAAACCACCGTGGAAGAAAATAAAAAAATCGTCACTGATTTCTATAATATGGTCTTTCGAGATCACAAGGTTCAGGAAGCCGCCGACAAGTACTTTGGTTCAAAGTACATTCAGCACAATCCCATGGTTCCGGACGGGGTGAAACCGTTCACGGGCTATTTCATTCCGCACTTCAAAGCCAATCCTGAAGCTCGCAGCGAAATCAAGCGTGTGGTTGCTGAAGGGGATCTGGTGGTTTTGCATGTCTTGTCCAAACAGAACAAAGACGACCGCGGACGCGCGATCGTGGACATCTTCCGTGTTGAAGGCGGCAAGATTGTCGAGCACTGGGACGTGATTCAGGAGATTCCTGAAAAGGCCGCAAATACCAACACCATGTTCTAG
- a CDS encoding tail fiber domain-containing protein produces the protein MKNLIYSLMLILTTASVPAQAASPSPGPLFTYEGLLTDAAGTPITTTQTVLLQIIYPSTCVVFEETHSITPGSSGEFSVIVGSGTRTDSTGNTADRIFASAGSVTCSDTSTVTASGFTTRSLRVRVGGTDLTPDVAINTVPFAINAARLADKTAADFVQVSASTTQTNVDSVFSRYSTLNSVLNMFTTAGANGQVLIGTGTGYTPANLTAGSGINITNSSGGITISASGGGGSVTSVTAQSPLGVAGTAAVPDLFITQANSTTNGYLSSADWQAFNNKQDKSLSTGRIWVGSSGMSVEVPVSGDATLDYSGALSLASVGTPGTYPKVTVDAKGRVTAGSALVAADIPSLDWNKITTGLPSSLSGYGILDAVKNFGGTAGIMSGIDAARPAAGNAGLLYISSDTHQIYRDNGSSWSTLGGGGAATPISLTSQVTGVLPIANGGTGASSVVGAMATLSPLTSKGDILVHNGTNNVRLPAGSPGQVLTADTADANGVKWISIPTGTVTNVTGTAPVVVSNNTTTPTISVNDATASTKGVVQIGSGLNVTSGTVSVNPASFPSIVPVSKGGTGTGTIAANKILMTNGSANAFTEFSCGIGQAIAFDAMGVAGCSSYSSLGVIVNSGNSLGIPMIVGTNDAFSLSLETNNTTRMTIDDNGRVGIGTTTPATPLHVLGSGEVARFVSSATGGVVLDSTALNYNPSLIYRKTNINRWSMMVNAVSESGSNLGSNFSILRYDDAGTTLGAAVTIDRATGNFGINTAAPTYTIHVTGTAGLSTGSAWTVASDARLKDVHGDYEYGLNEILKLHTVRYNYKAGNAAKIPSDVPMVGFIAQEVQQVIPDAVKTRADGYLELNVDPIHWATVNAVKDLHGMCKATQDQLNTITRKVASLEEDAAAKDLRIKALEDENKSLKKDLEMIKAKLGLQ, from the coding sequence ATGAAAAATCTGATTTATTCCCTTATGCTGATTTTGACGACAGCTTCGGTTCCGGCTCAGGCAGCTTCGCCGTCGCCAGGTCCGTTGTTCACTTATGAAGGTTTGCTGACGGATGCCGCGGGCACTCCGATCACCACAACCCAGACCGTTCTTTTACAGATTATCTATCCATCCACTTGTGTGGTGTTTGAAGAAACCCACAGCATCACCCCTGGTTCCAGCGGTGAATTCAGTGTGATTGTCGGCAGTGGCACACGCACGGATTCCACGGGCAATACCGCGGATCGCATTTTTGCGTCTGCCGGCAGTGTGACCTGTTCTGACACCAGCACCGTGACGGCATCGGGATTCACAACCCGTTCTTTGCGCGTGCGTGTGGGCGGAACCGATCTGACGCCGGATGTGGCGATCAATACGGTTCCATTTGCCATCAATGCCGCCCGTCTTGCCGACAAAACCGCCGCAGACTTTGTACAGGTTTCAGCGTCGACAACTCAAACCAATGTTGACAGTGTTTTCAGCCGCTACAGCACTTTGAACAGTGTTTTGAATATGTTCACAACAGCGGGCGCCAACGGTCAGGTTCTGATTGGCACTGGCACCGGCTATACCCCGGCAAATTTGACGGCGGGTTCCGGTATCAATATCACCAACTCTTCCGGTGGCATTACGATTTCTGCCAGCGGTGGAGGCGGCTCGGTCACTTCCGTGACAGCCCAATCACCTTTGGGTGTTGCCGGAACTGCAGCCGTGCCGGATCTGTTCATCACACAAGCCAACTCCACCACTAACGGTTATTTGAGTTCCGCAGACTGGCAGGCCTTCAACAACAAGCAAGACAAGTCCCTTTCCACGGGCCGAATTTGGGTTGGCAGCAGCGGCATGTCTGTGGAAGTTCCCGTCAGTGGCGATGCGACTTTGGATTACTCTGGTGCCCTCAGCCTTGCAAGTGTCGGCACCCCTGGCACTTATCCCAAAGTGACCGTTGATGCGAAAGGCCGCGTGACTGCGGGCTCAGCACTGGTGGCTGCGGATATTCCGTCCCTGGACTGGAATAAAATCACCACGGGTTTGCCATCTTCACTTTCTGGTTATGGCATCCTGGATGCTGTTAAAAACTTTGGTGGCACGGCAGGAATCATGTCTGGCATAGATGCGGCCCGTCCGGCTGCGGGTAATGCAGGCCTTCTTTATATTTCTTCAGACACTCATCAGATCTATCGCGACAATGGGTCCTCATGGAGCACTCTGGGGGGCGGTGGAGCGGCAACCCCGATCAGTCTTACGTCCCAAGTCACGGGAGTCCTGCCCATTGCGAACGGTGGTACTGGTGCATCCTCTGTTGTTGGCGCGATGGCGACTCTATCCCCGCTGACAAGCAAAGGCGATATTCTGGTTCACAACGGTACAAACAACGTTCGCCTGCCTGCGGGATCCCCTGGCCAGGTTCTGACCGCGGATACTGCTGATGCCAACGGTGTGAAATGGATCTCGATTCCCACGGGCACCGTCACGAATGTGACTGGCACGGCTCCGGTGGTTGTTTCCAACAACACCACAACGCCGACTATCTCGGTCAACGATGCCACCGCCAGCACCAAAGGTGTTGTGCAAATCGGAAGTGGTCTGAATGTCACATCCGGCACCGTCAGCGTGAATCCGGCATCATTCCCTTCGATAGTCCCGGTTTCAAAAGGTGGTACCGGCACTGGCACCATCGCGGCAAATAAAATACTGATGACCAACGGATCAGCCAATGCATTCACTGAATTTTCGTGCGGCATCGGTCAGGCCATTGCCTTTGATGCCATGGGTGTTGCCGGCTGTTCCAGCTACAGTTCCTTGGGTGTGATTGTGAATTCAGGGAACTCTTTGGGAATCCCGATGATCGTGGGCACCAACGATGCCTTCAGCCTGTCGCTTGAAACCAACAATACGACCCGCATGACGATCGACGATAACGGCCGCGTGGGTATTGGAACAACCACCCCAGCGACGCCCCTGCATGTGCTCGGATCCGGTGAAGTGGCGCGCTTCGTGTCTTCGGCCACAGGTGGTGTGGTGTTAGATTCCACGGCGCTGAATTATAATCCGTCTTTGATCTACAGAAAAACCAATATCAATCGCTGGTCGATGATGGTTAATGCGGTATCCGAAAGCGGATCCAACCTGGGTTCGAACTTCAGTATCCTTCGCTATGATGACGCTGGCACCACGCTGGGAGCGGCAGTGACAATTGATCGCGCCACCGGGAACTTTGGTATCAATACCGCGGCACCGACTTACACCATTCACGTGACCGGGACTGCCGGATTAAGTACAGGTTCTGCATGGACAGTGGCATCCGATGCACGCCTGAAAGACGTGCATGGCGATTATGAATACGGCTTGAATGAAATTCTGAAACTGCACACAGTTCGTTACAATTACAAAGCTGGCAACGCCGCGAAAATCCCTTCGGATGTTCCTATGGTGGGCTTCATCGCCCAGGAAGTTCAGCAGGTGATTCCGGATGCAGTGAAAACCCGCGCTGACGGCTATCTTGAACTGAATGTCGACCCCATTCACTGGGCGACCGTGAATGCGGTGAAAGACCTTCACGGCATGTGCAAAGCCACGCAGGATCAACTGAACACCATCACTCGAAAAGTCGCTTCTTTGGAAGAAGATGCTGCTGCGAAAGACCTGCGCATCAAGGCGCTGGAAGATGAAAACAAGAGTCTCAAAAAAGACCTGGAAATGATCAAAGCCAAACTTGGCCTGCAGTAA
- a CDS encoding phosphatase domain-containing putative toxin: MKALLISFILLICSPAWSLQSAFGGTIEGLSIPNSHEVYSDASGARVVRGMEPRNKAQIHELLDSGIEEVLIFKTDTKGEVAKEITQLQNAGLSAAAITHVPFPWKDLHDYKAACRMTIEALKTIERSVKAGRSIYFHCTVGEDRTGYLAGLWGLWTGEFETAAQAFKTEMCARGYEAGNPRKPYKEVVAKIRETLTPTYLKMATVLTEARARGQNLHGSLCNQEPVIENAAAFRCVSKRN; this comes from the coding sequence ATGAAAGCACTTCTGATCAGTTTTATTCTTTTGATCTGCTCCCCCGCCTGGTCCCTGCAGTCAGCCTTTGGCGGCACGATTGAAGGTTTAAGCATTCCCAATTCGCACGAAGTATATAGCGACGCCAGTGGCGCTCGTGTGGTGCGTGGGATGGAGCCCAGAAACAAGGCCCAGATTCATGAGCTGCTGGATTCCGGCATCGAAGAAGTTCTGATCTTTAAAACCGACACCAAAGGCGAAGTGGCCAAAGAAATCACCCAGCTGCAAAACGCGGGTCTTTCTGCCGCGGCGATCACTCATGTGCCCTTTCCGTGGAAAGACCTGCATGACTACAAAGCGGCCTGCCGCATGACGATTGAGGCTTTAAAAACAATTGAAAGATCAGTAAAGGCCGGAAGAAGCATTTACTTCCACTGCACGGTGGGTGAAGACCGCACGGGTTATCTGGCGGGTCTGTGGGGCCTGTGGACCGGTGAATTTGAAACGGCAGCACAGGCCTTTAAAACCGAAATGTGTGCCCGGGGTTATGAAGCGGGTAATCCACGCAAGCCTTACAAAGAGGTTGTCGCCAAGATTCGTGAAACACTGACGCCGACCTATCTGAAAATGGCCACGGTGCTGACAGAAGCCCGCGCACGCGGGCAGAACCTGCACGGGTCCCTGTGCAATCAGGAACCCGTGATTGAAAACGCTGCGGCTTTCCGCTGCGTCAGCAAAAGAAACTAG
- a CDS encoding NUDIX domain-containing protein, which translates to MKHLEEKTLSTRQIFKGRYLKIEQDQVRAPDGRTYTREYILHPGAAMMIPLLPNGNVVMIHQYRHAVKKVFLEFPAGKRDHNEETLLTAKRELLEETGYEAKDWKFLTTIHPVIGYSNEHIDLYLAKDLTQLQQRLDQGEFIEVVEVKPADLMQLVLEGKVSDVKTQIGAFWLDKFLRGEWN; encoded by the coding sequence ATGAAGCATTTGGAAGAAAAGACGCTGTCCACGCGTCAGATTTTTAAAGGACGATACCTCAAAATTGAACAGGATCAGGTGCGGGCCCCTGACGGGCGCACGTACACTCGTGAATACATTCTGCATCCCGGCGCGGCCATGATGATTCCGCTTTTGCCGAATGGAAATGTCGTGATGATTCATCAGTACCGCCATGCCGTAAAGAAAGTTTTTCTCGAGTTCCCGGCCGGAAAAAGGGATCACAATGAAGAAACCCTGCTGACAGCAAAACGAGAACTGCTCGAAGAGACCGGTTATGAAGCCAAAGACTGGAAGTTCCTGACCACAATTCACCCGGTCATTGGTTATTCCAACGAACACATTGATTTGTATCTGGCCAAGGATTTGACTCAGCTCCAACAGCGTCTGGATCAGGGCGAGTTTATTGAGGTTGTCGAAGTAAAACCCGCGGATCTGATGCAGCTTGTTCTCGAGGGAAAAGTCAGCGATGTGAAAACCCAGATCGGGGCTTTTTGGCTTGATAAATTCCTAAGAGGGGAGTGGAATTGA